In a genomic window of Streptococcus mitis NCTC 12261:
- the speE gene encoding polyamine aminopropyltransferase gives MDLWFSEVHTPDVKLSLRTAKQLYAGKSEWQDIEVLDTPAFGKILILNGHVLFSDADDFVYNEMTVHVPMAVHPNPKKVLVIGGGDGGVAQVLTLYPELEQIDIVEPDEMLVEVCREYFPDFAAGLDDPRVTIYYQNGLRFLRNCEDDYDIIINDATDPFGHTEGLFTKEFYGNSYRALKEDGIMIYQHGSPFFDEDESACRSMHRKVNQAFPISRVYQAHIPTSPAGYWLFGFASKKYHPVKDFDKEGWKKRQLFTEYYTANLHVGAFMLPKYVEDILEEEEGKK, from the coding sequence ATGGATTTATGGTTTTCTGAAGTTCATACTCCAGATGTGAAATTGTCCCTGAGAACAGCCAAGCAACTCTACGCTGGTAAAAGTGAATGGCAGGATATCGAAGTCTTGGATACACCAGCTTTTGGGAAAATACTGATTTTAAATGGGCATGTCTTGTTTTCAGATGCGGATGATTTTGTCTACAATGAAATGACCGTCCACGTTCCCATGGCTGTCCACCCAAATCCCAAGAAAGTATTGGTTATTGGGGGTGGTGATGGCGGTGTCGCCCAAGTATTAACACTCTATCCTGAGCTGGAACAAATCGATATTGTGGAACCAGATGAGATGTTGGTTGAAGTCTGTCGTGAGTATTTCCCAGACTTTGCTGCAGGGCTAGATGATCCTCGTGTTACCATTTACTACCAAAATGGGCTACGCTTTTTGCGAAACTGCGAAGATGATTACGATATTATCATCAACGATGCGACAGATCCGTTTGGCCATACGGAAGGGCTCTTTACCAAGGAATTCTACGGCAATAGTTATAGGGCTCTGAAAGAAGACGGTATCATGATTTACCAGCATGGGAGTCCCTTCTTTGATGAGGATGAGTCAGCTTGCCGAAGTATGCATCGCAAGGTCAATCAAGCCTTTCCAATCAGCCGGGTCTATCAGGCCCATATTCCAACCAGTCCAGCTGGCTATTGGTTATTTGGGTTTGCATCGAAAAAATACCACCCTGTCAAAGATTTTGACAAGGAAGGCTGGAAAAAACGCCAGCTTTTCACAGAATACTACACTGCAAACTTACATGTGGGGGCCTTCATGTTGCCTAAGTATGTAGAAGACATTTTAGAAGAAGAGGAAGGAAAAAAATGA
- the aguB gene encoding N-carbamoylputrescine amidase has protein sequence MRNVRVAAIQMQCAKDVSTNIQTAERLVRQAAEQGAQIILLPELFERPYFCQERQYDYYQHAQSVTDNTAIQHFKVIAKELQVVLPISFYEKDGNVLYNSIAVIDADGEVLGVYRKTHIPDDHYYQEKFYFTPGNTGFKVWDTRYAKIGIGICWDQWFPETARCLALNGAELLFYPTAIGSEPILDTDSCGHWQRTMQGHAAANIVPVIAANRYGLEEVAPSEENGGQSSSLDFYGSSFMTDETGAILERAERQEEAVLLATYDLDKGASERLNWGLFRDRRPEMYQWITD, from the coding sequence ATGAGAAATGTAAGAGTTGCAGCCATTCAGATGCAATGCGCTAAGGATGTGTCAACAAATATCCAAACCGCAGAGCGTTTAGTACGTCAGGCTGCAGAACAAGGCGCACAAATTATTCTTTTACCCGAATTGTTTGAACGTCCATACTTTTGTCAGGAACGTCAGTATGACTACTACCAGCATGCCCAGTCGGTGACAGACAATACTGCCATTCAGCATTTTAAGGTGATTGCTAAGGAACTACAAGTTGTTTTACCGATCAGTTTCTATGAAAAAGATGGCAATGTCTTGTATAACTCCATTGCCGTTATTGATGCAGATGGGGAAGTGCTGGGTGTTTATCGAAAGACCCACATACCAGATGATCATTACTATCAAGAGAAATTTTACTTTACGCCTGGCAACACAGGTTTCAAGGTCTGGGATACTCGCTATGCCAAGATTGGGATCGGTATCTGTTGGGATCAATGGTTCCCTGAAACAGCGCGCTGTCTTGCATTGAATGGTGCTGAATTGCTCTTTTATCCTACAGCCATCGGTTCAGAGCCGATTTTGGATACAGATAGTTGTGGTCATTGGCAACGTACCATGCAAGGACACGCAGCAGCAAATATTGTTCCAGTCATCGCAGCCAATCGTTATGGATTAGAGGAAGTCGCTCCAAGTGAGGAAAATGGTGGACAGAGTTCCAGTCTTGACTTCTACGGTTCATCCTTTATGACGGATGAAACAGGAGCTATTCTAGAACGAGCTGAAAGACAAGAAGAAGCTGTTCTGTTAGCAACTTATGACCTAGACAAGGGAGCAAGCGAACGCCTAAACTGGGGCTTGTTTCGAGATAGAAGACCCGAAATGTATCAATGGATTACGGACTAG
- the rexB gene encoding ATP-dependent nuclease subunit B translates to MKLLYTDIRTSLTEILTREAEELVAAGKRVFYIAPNSLSFEKERAVLECLSQQASFAITVTRFAQMARYLILNDLPAKISLDDIGLGMAFYRCLTELDPKDLRVYGAIKQDPQFIQQLIDLYHEMTKAQMSFVDLESLTDEDKRADLLLIFEKVTAYLNQGQLAQGSQLSHLIEAIENDKVSSDFTQIALVIDGFTRFSAEEERIVDLLHAKGVEIVIGAYVSKKAYTSPFSEGNLYQASVEFLHHLAFKYQTPAQDYSQTHEKMDSFDKASRLLESSYDFSELSLEIDDRDRENLQIWSCLTQKEELELVARSIRQKLHENSNLSYKHFRILLGDVASYQLSLKTIFDQYQIPFYLGRSESMAHHPLTQFVESILALKRYRFRQEDLINLLRTGLYTDLSQADIDAFEQYIRYLGINGLPAFQQAFTKSHHGKFDLGRLNALRLRIVTPLETLFASRKQKAENLLQKWNVFLKEGAVTKQLQDLTATMKVLEQERQAEVWKAFCHVLEQFATVFAGSQVSLEDFLALLHSGMSLSQYRTIPATVNTVLVQSYDLIAPLTADFVYAIGLTQDNLPKIAQNTSLLTDEERQSLNQATEEGVQLLIASSENLKKNRYTMLSLVNSARKQLILSSPSLFNESESKESAYLQELVSFGFSRREKRMSHKNLSKEDIGSYHSLLSSLVAYHQQGEMSETEQDLTFIKVLARVMGKKLDQQGLENPALPTSPSSKPLAKDTLQALYPAEQEFYLSTSGLTEFYRNEYSYFLRYVLGLQEELRLRPDARSHGNFLHRIFERALQLPNEDSFDKRLEQAIQETSQEREFEAIYQESLEAQFTKEVLLDVARTTGHILRHNPAIETIKEESNFGGKEQAFIQLDNGRSVFVRGKVDRIDRLKADGAIGVVDYKSSLTQFQFPHFFNGLNSQLPTYLAALKREGEQNFFGAMYLEMAEPVQSLMAVKSLAGAVVEASKSMKYQGLFLEKESSHLGEFYNKNKANQLTDEEFQLLLDYNAHLYKKAAEKILEGQFAINPYTENGRSIAPYVQQHQAITGFEANYHLGQARFLEKLDLADGKRLVGEKLKQAWFEKIREELNR, encoded by the coding sequence ATGAAATTACTTTATACTGATATTCGGACTTCTTTGACAGAAATTCTAACTAGAGAGGCAGAAGAGTTAGTTGCTGCTGGCAAGCGGGTCTTTTACATCGCTCCCAACTCTCTTTCTTTTGAAAAGGAACGCGCCGTGCTGGAATGCTTGTCCCAGCAGGCTTCTTTTGCGATTACCGTCACGCGCTTTGCTCAAATGGCTCGTTACCTGATTTTGAATGATTTGCCAGCTAAGATCAGTCTTGATGATATCGGTCTTGGTATGGCCTTTTACAGATGTCTTACTGAACTTGATCCAAAAGACTTACGAGTATACGGCGCCATCAAGCAGGATCCTCAGTTTATCCAGCAGTTGATTGATCTTTATCATGAGATGACCAAAGCTCAGATGAGTTTTGTGGACTTGGAGAGTTTGACGGATGAGGATAAGAGAGCCGATTTACTCTTGATTTTTGAGAAAGTAACGGCCTACCTCAATCAAGGGCAGTTAGCTCAGGGAAGTCAGTTATCCCATTTGATTGAAGCTATTGAGAATGACAAGGTAAGTAGTGATTTTACTCAAATCGCCTTGGTTATTGATGGATTTACCCGTTTTTCTGCTGAGGAAGAGCGGATTGTGGACTTACTTCATGCCAAGGGTGTTGAGATTGTTATTGGGGCTTATGTTAGTAAGAAAGCCTATACCAGTCCATTCTCTGAAGGCAATCTCTATCAAGCCAGTGTGGAGTTTCTCCATCATCTAGCCTTTAAATACCAAACACCTGCCCAGGATTATTCTCAAACTCATGAGAAGATGGATAGCTTTGACAAGGCCTCTCGTTTGCTGGAGTCTTCTTATGACTTTTCAGAACTTTCCTTGGAAATTGATGATAGGGACCGTGAAAACTTACAAATCTGGTCTTGCTTGACGCAAAAGGAGGAGTTGGAGCTAGTAGCTCGGAGCATTCGTCAGAAATTACATGAGAACTCAAATCTGAGTTACAAGCATTTTCGTATTCTCTTGGGGGATGTGGCTTCTTATCAGTTATCTCTTAAAACCATTTTTGACCAGTACCAGATTCCTTTCTATCTTGGTAGAAGCGAATCCATGGCCCACCACCCTTTGACACAGTTTGTCGAGTCTATTTTAGCTTTGAAACGCTATCGTTTCCGTCAGGAGGATTTGATTAACCTTCTCAGAACAGGTTTGTATACCGACCTTAGTCAGGCTGATATTGATGCTTTTGAGCAATATATCCGCTATCTTGGTATCAATGGCTTGCCAGCCTTTCAGCAAGCCTTCACCAAATCCCACCATGGAAAATTTGATTTAGGGCGTTTAAATGCTCTTCGTCTGCGTATTGTAACACCTCTTGAGACTCTCTTTGCCAGCCGAAAACAAAAGGCTGAAAATCTCTTACAAAAGTGGAATGTCTTTCTAAAAGAAGGAGCAGTAACTAAGCAGTTACAAGATTTGACAGCTACTATGAAAGTTCTTGAACAGGAAAGACAAGCCGAAGTTTGGAAGGCATTCTGCCATGTTTTAGAACAATTTGCGACTGTTTTTGCTGGTTCACAGGTTAGTCTAGAGGACTTTCTAGCCCTGCTCCATTCTGGAATGAGTCTATCTCAATACCGTACCATTCCAGCGACAGTGAACACCGTTCTGGTGCAGAGTTATGATTTGATTGCGCCACTGACAGCTGACTTTGTCTATGCCATTGGGCTGACTCAGGACAATTTACCAAAAATCGCGCAAAATACCAGTCTTTTAACTGATGAAGAAAGACAAAGCTTAAACCAAGCGACAGAAGAAGGCGTTCAATTGCTGATTGCCAGCAGTGAAAACCTCAAGAAAAATCGCTACACTATGCTTTCCTTGGTCAATTCTGCGCGTAAGCAGTTGATTCTGTCATCTCCAAGCCTTTTTAATGAAAGTGAAAGCAAGGAGTCAGCTTATCTTCAAGAGCTGGTGAGTTTTGGATTTAGTCGAAGAGAAAAGAGAATGAGCCATAAAAATCTTAGCAAAGAAGATATAGGTTCATATCACAGCCTTTTGTCCAGTCTGGTTGCCTATCACCAGCAGGGCGAGATGAGTGAGACTGAGCAAGATTTGACATTTATTAAAGTTCTAGCGCGTGTCATGGGTAAAAAACTAGACCAGCAAGGTCTGGAAAATCCAGCCCTCCCAACCAGCCCAAGCAGTAAACCCTTAGCAAAGGACACCTTACAGGCTCTCTATCCTGCTGAACAGGAATTTTACCTGTCTACCTCTGGTTTGACGGAGTTTTACCGCAATGAATACAGTTATTTCCTCCGTTATGTTCTAGGCTTGCAAGAAGAATTACGCCTGCGTCCTGATGCCCGCAGTCACGGAAATTTCTTGCACCGTATCTTTGAACGCGCCTTACAGTTGCCTAACGAAGATTCCTTTGACAAACGTTTAGAACAAGCTATCCAAGAAACCAGTCAAGAACGTGAATTTGAGGCTATTTATCAGGAAAGTTTGGAAGCCCAGTTTACCAAGGAAGTTTTGCTTGATGTTGCACGAACGACTGGCCACATTCTCCGTCATAATCCAGCCATCGAAACCATCAAAGAGGAATCGAATTTCGGTGGGAAAGAGCAAGCCTTTATTCAATTGGACAATGGTCGCAGTGTTTTTGTACGAGGTAAGGTTGACCGCATTGACCGATTGAAAGCTGATGGAGCGATTGGAGTGGTAGACTACAAATCCAGTCTGACTCAGTTCCAATTTCCTCATTTCTTTAATGGGCTTAATTCCCAACTGCCAACCTATTTAGCTGCCTTAAAAAGAGAAGGGGAGCAGAACTTTTTTGGTGCCATGTACTTGGAAATGGCTGAACCAGTCCAATCTTTGATGGCCGTTAAAAGTCTGGCAGGTGCAGTAGTAGAAGCTAGCAAGTCTATGAAATACCAAGGGCTCTTTTTAGAAAAAGAAAGCAGTCATTTAGGTGAATTTTACAATAAAAATAAGGCCAATCAGCTGACGGATGAGGAATTCCAGCTTCTACTGGACTACAATGCCCATCTTTACAAGAAAGCGGCTGAGAAGATTTTAGAAGGCCAATTCGCCATTAATCCTTATACTGAAAACGGCAGAAGTATTGCACCGTATGTTCAGCAACATCAAGCCATTACAGGATTTGAAGCTAATTACCATTTAGGCCAAGCCCGTTTCCTAGAAAAGTTGGACTTAGCTGATGGCAAACGTCTGGTCGGAGAAAAACTCAAGCAAGCTTGGTTTGAAAAAATAAGAGAGGAGTTGAATCGATGA
- a CDS encoding Cof-type HAD-IIB family hydrolase — protein sequence MIKLLALDMDGTLLNEAKEIPQAHITAIHQAIEKGVKLVLCTGRPLFGVLPYYKKLGLDLQNEYVIVNNGCSTHQTSDWGLVDWQELSPADIEYLYDLAEKSDVQLTLFDEEHYFVLGGKPNEIVQNDAKLVFSDLTEISLEEATSGKYRMFQGMFLGTDSQTDDFEQRFAEELCQRFSGVRSQPVIYEAMPLGTTKATALSRLADILKIDSSEIMAMGDANNDIEMLQFAGLGIAMGNASDYVKSLADAVTASNEEDGVARAIEKYIL from the coding sequence ATGATTAAACTACTAGCCTTGGATATGGACGGAACCCTCCTCAATGAAGCCAAGGAAATCCCACAAGCTCACATTACTGCTATTCACCAAGCTATTGAAAAAGGTGTCAAACTGGTTCTCTGTACAGGTCGCCCGCTTTTCGGTGTCCTCCCCTACTACAAAAAATTGGGACTCGACCTCCAGAATGAGTATGTCATTGTCAATAACGGTTGTTCAACTCACCAGACAAGTGACTGGGGACTAGTTGACTGGCAAGAACTTAGTCCAGCAGACATCGAATATCTCTATGACCTAGCTGAAAAAAGTGATGTTCAGTTGACTCTTTTTGATGAGGAGCATTATTTTGTCCTCGGTGGTAAGCCTAATGAAATTGTTCAAAATGATGCCAAGCTGGTCTTTTCAGACCTGACTGAAATTTCTCTTGAGGAAGCGACTAGTGGCAAGTACCGTATGTTTCAAGGGATGTTTTTGGGGACAGATAGCCAAACGGACGATTTTGAGCAGCGTTTTGCTGAGGAGCTTTGCCAACGATTTAGTGGAGTTCGTTCGCAGCCTGTCATTTATGAAGCGATGCCACTTGGAACGACAAAGGCCACTGCTCTTTCTCGACTAGCAGATATTTTGAAGATTGATTCCTCAGAGATTATGGCTATGGGCGATGCTAATAACGATATCGAAATGCTCCAGTTTGCAGGCCTTGGTATTGCTATGGGAAATGCCAGTGATTATGTCAAATCTCTTGCGGATGCCGTTACAGCAAGCAACGAAGAAGACGGCGTTGCGCGTGCTATTGAGAAATATATTTTATAA
- a CDS encoding saccharopine dehydrogenase family protein gives MSRLLVIGCGGVAQVAISKICQDSETFTEIMIASRTKSKCDDLKAKLEGKTSTKIETAALDADKVEEVIALIESYKPEAVLNVALPYQDLTIMDACLATGVHYIDTANYEAEDTEDPEWRAIYEKRCKELGFTAYFDYSWQWAYQEKFKEAGLTALLGSGFDPGVTSVFSAYALKHYFDEIHYIDILDCNGGDHGYPFATNFNPEINLREVSAPGSYWEDGKWVEVEAMSIKREYDFPQVGQKDMYLLHHEEIESLAKNIPGVKRIRFFMTFGQSYLTHMKCLENIGLLRTDTINFNGQEIVPIQFLKALLPDPASLGPRTVGKTNIGCIFTGVKDGVEKTIYIYNVCDHQECYAEVGSQAISYTTGVPAMIGTKLVMNGTWKQPGVYNLEELDPDPFMEALNEYGLPWVVVENPQMVD, from the coding sequence ATGAGTCGTTTACTAGTTATTGGATGTGGGGGCGTTGCCCAAGTTGCTATTTCAAAGATTTGCCAAGATAGCGAAACCTTTACAGAAATTATGATTGCTAGCCGTACTAAGTCAAAATGTGATGACTTGAAGGCTAAACTGGAAGGCAAAACAAGTACAAAGATTGAGACAGCTGCTCTTGATGCAGATAAGGTTGAAGAAGTAATTGCCCTGATTGAAAGCTACAAGCCAGAAGCAGTTTTGAACGTAGCACTACCATATCAAGATTTAACCATTATGGACGCTTGTTTGGCAACAGGTGTTCACTATATCGATACAGCTAACTACGAAGCCGAGGATACGGAAGATCCTGAATGGCGTGCTATTTATGAGAAACGTTGCAAGGAACTTGGTTTTACAGCCTACTTTGACTACTCATGGCAATGGGCTTATCAGGAGAAATTCAAGGAAGCAGGCTTGACCGCTCTTCTTGGTTCAGGTTTTGACCCAGGTGTGACTAGTGTCTTTTCAGCCTATGCCCTCAAACACTATTTTGATGAAATCCACTATATCGACATTTTAGACTGTAATGGTGGTGACCACGGTTATCCGTTTGCAACAAACTTCAACCCAGAAATCAATCTACGCGAGGTTTCTGCGCCAGGTTCTTACTGGGAAGATGGAAAATGGGTCGAAGTCGAAGCTATGTCTATCAAGCGTGAGTATGATTTCCCTCAAGTTGGACAAAAAGATATGTATCTCCTTCACCATGAAGAAATTGAATCATTGGCCAAGAATATTCCAGGTGTCAAACGCATTCGTTTCTTTATGACTTTTGGTCAATCATACTTGACGCACATGAAATGTTTGGAAAATATCGGTCTCCTTCGTACGGATACCATTAACTTTAACGGCCAAGAAATTGTTCCAATCCAATTTTTGAAAGCCTTGCTTCCAGACCCTGCAAGCCTTGGTCCACGTACTGTAGGTAAAACCAATATTGGATGTATCTTTACAGGTGTAAAAGATGGCGTTGAAAAGACCATCTACATCTACAATGTCTGCGACCATCAGGAATGTTACGCAGAAGTTGGTTCGCAAGCTATTTCTTACACAACAGGTGTTCCAGCCATGATAGGTACAAAATTAGTCATGAACGGTACTTGGAAACAACCAGGAGTTTATAACCTTGAAGAATTGGATCCAGATCCATTCATGGAAGCTTTGAATGAGTATGGTTTGCCTTGGGTTGTGGTTGAAAATCCACAAATGGTGGACTAA
- the aguA gene encoding agmatine deiminase, which produces MMDSPKKLGYRMPAEYEPHHGTLMIWPTRPGSWPFQGKAAKRAFSQIIKTIAEGERVYLLVGQDYLAEAQSYLGDKVIYLDIPTNDAWARDTGPTILINDEGQKLAVDWSFNAWGGAVDGLYQDYEDDDQVASRFAETLEMPVYDAKPFVLEGGAIHSDGQGTILVTESCLLSSGRNPHLSKEEIETTLLECLGAEKVIWLPYGIYQDETNEHVDNVAAFVGPAELVLAWTDDKSDPQYAMSAADLALLEKETDAKGRQFTIHKLPIPALHQVVTKEDLPGYIYEEGEEERYAGERLAASYVNFYIANQAVLVPQFQDKNDQVALDILSKCFPDRKVVGIPARDILLGGGNIHCITQQIPE; this is translated from the coding sequence ATGATGGACAGTCCCAAAAAATTAGGCTATCGCATGCCAGCAGAATACGAGCCCCATCATGGTACCCTTATGATATGGCCAACTCGACCAGGTTCATGGCCCTTTCAAGGAAAGGCTGCCAAAAGAGCTTTCAGCCAGATCATTAAGACTATAGCAGAAGGGGAAAGAGTCTATCTTTTGGTTGGCCAAGACTACTTAGCTGAAGCCCAATCTTATCTTGGAGACAAGGTTATTTATCTAGACATTCCCACCAATGATGCCTGGGCGCGTGATACGGGTCCGACCATTCTTATCAATGATGAAGGCCAGAAATTAGCCGTGGATTGGTCTTTCAATGCTTGGGGTGGTGCTGTTGATGGTCTTTATCAAGATTATGAAGATGATGACCAAGTAGCCAGTCGTTTTGCTGAGACCTTGGAAATGCCTGTTTATGATGCCAAGCCTTTTGTACTGGAAGGCGGAGCGATACATAGCGATGGTCAAGGAACCATTCTCGTGACTGAAAGTTGCTTGCTTAGTTCTGGTCGCAATCCTCATCTTAGTAAGGAAGAAATCGAAACCACCTTATTAGAGTGCCTTGGAGCTGAAAAAGTTATCTGGCTTCCTTATGGTATTTATCAGGACGAAACCAATGAACACGTTGACAATGTTGCTGCCTTTGTTGGTCCTGCTGAGCTTGTTTTGGCTTGGACAGACGACAAAAGCGATCCTCAATATGCCATGTCAGCAGCTGATTTAGCGCTTTTAGAAAAGGAAACAGATGCAAAAGGTCGTCAGTTCACCATTCATAAACTTCCAATTCCAGCTCTTCATCAAGTTGTAACCAAAGAGGATTTACCAGGCTACATCTATGAAGAAGGAGAAGAAGAGCGATACGCAGGTGAACGACTAGCAGCTTCCTACGTAAACTTTTATATTGCCAACCAGGCTGTCCTAGTTCCTCAGTTTCAGGATAAAAACGACCAAGTGGCCTTAGATATCCTCAGCAAGTGTTTTCCAGACCGTAAAGTTGTCGGAATACCAGCCAGAGATATTCTTTTAGGTGGTGGCAATATCCACTGTATCACCCAACAAATCCCAGAATAG
- a CDS encoding aminotransferase class I/II-fold pyridoxal phosphate-dependent enzyme, translated as MKELDQNQAPIYEALVKLRKKRIVPFDVPGHKRGRGNPELVELLGEKCVGIDVNSMKPLDNLGHPISIIRDAEELAADAFGASHAFLMIGGTTSSVQTMILATCKAGDKIILPRNVHKSAINALVLCGAIPIYIEMSVDPKIGIALGLENDRVAQAIKDHPDAKAILINNPTYYGICSDLKGLTEMAHEAGMMVLVDEAHGAHLHFTDKLPISAMDAGADMAAVSMHKSGGSLTQSSLLLIGEQMNPEYVRQIINLTQSTSASYLLMASLDISRRNLALRGKESFEKVIELSEYARREINAIGGYYAYSKELIDGVSVCDFDVTKLSVYTQGIGLTGIEVYDLLRDEYDIQIEFGDIGNILAYISIGDRIQDIERLVGALADIKRLYSRDGKDLIAGEYIQPELVLSPQEAFYSERKSLTLDDSVGQVCGEFVMCYPPGIPILAPGERIIREIVDYIQFAKERGCSLQGTEDPEVNHINVIKRKEN; from the coding sequence TTGAAAGAGTTAGATCAAAACCAAGCTCCAATTTATGAGGCCTTGGTGAAGTTACGCAAGAAAAGGATTGTTCCCTTTGATGTTCCAGGTCACAAGCGTGGACGAGGAAATCCAGAACTTGTCGAACTCTTAGGAGAAAAATGTGTAGGCATTGATGTCAATTCGATGAAACCCTTGGATAATTTAGGTCACCCCATTTCGATTATTCGGGATGCAGAGGAGCTAGCAGCTGATGCTTTTGGAGCTAGCCATGCCTTTCTCATGATTGGAGGAACAACTTCATCGGTGCAGACTATGATTCTCGCAACCTGCAAGGCAGGAGATAAGATTATTCTGCCACGAAATGTCCACAAATCTGCTATCAATGCGCTGGTTCTATGTGGTGCCATTCCCATCTATATCGAGATGAGTGTGGATCCTAAAATTGGTATCGCTTTAGGTCTTGAAAATGACCGAGTAGCACAGGCCATAAAGGACCATCCAGATGCCAAGGCCATTTTGATTAACAATCCTACTTACTACGGAATCTGTTCAGACCTAAAGGGGTTGACAGAAATGGCTCATGAAGCTGGCATGATGGTTTTGGTAGATGAGGCCCACGGGGCGCACTTACATTTTACTGATAAACTTCCAATTTCTGCTATGGATGCAGGTGCTGATATGGCAGCAGTTTCTATGCATAAGTCTGGTGGGAGTTTGACCCAAAGTTCGCTTCTTTTAATCGGGGAGCAGATGAATCCTGAATACGTACGTCAGATTATCAATCTTACCCAGTCAACATCCGCCTCTTATTTGTTGATGGCTAGTCTGGATATTTCGCGTCGCAACTTGGCTCTTCGTGGTAAAGAGTCGTTTGAGAAGGTCATTGAGCTATCCGAGTACGCTCGTCGTGAAATTAATGCCATTGGCGGTTACTATGCTTACTCAAAAGAGTTAATAGATGGTGTGTCGGTCTGTGATTTTGATGTAACCAAGCTGTCAGTTTACACTCAGGGGATTGGCTTAACAGGTATCGAGGTTTATGACCTCCTACGAGACGAATATGACATTCAGATTGAGTTTGGTGATATTGGCAATATCTTGGCCTATATTTCGATTGGTGATCGTATCCAAGACATCGAGCGTTTGGTCGGTGCTTTGGCTGATATCAAGAGACTTTACTCGAGAGATGGAAAAGACTTGATAGCTGGAGAATATATTCAGCCCGAGTTAGTGCTGTCTCCACAAGAAGCCTTCTATTCAGAAAGAAAAAGTTTAACCTTGGATGATTCTGTTGGACAAGTCTGTGGAGAATTTGTTATGTGTTACCCTCCAGGAATCCCTATCTTGGCTCCTGGTGAACGCATTATACGTGAAATTGTAGACTATATCCAATTTGCCAAGGAACGTGGTTGCTCCCTCCAAGGGACGGAAGATCCTGAGGTCAATCACATCAACGTCATTAAGAGAAAGGAGAACTAG
- the nspC gene encoding carboxynorspermidine decarboxylase, protein MKLEQVPTPAYVIDLPKLEGNCRILQYVQEEAGCKVLLAQKAYSLYKTYPLISQYLSGTTASGLYEAKLAREEFPGEVHVFAPAFKDADLEELLEITNHIVFNSERQLRKHGARCRDAGVSVGLRLNPQCSTQGDHALYDPCAPGSRFGVTSDKIPSDLLDLVDGLHFHTLCEQGADDLETTLKAVEEQFGAYLHQVKWLNMGGGHHITREDYDVDLLISEIKRIRETYNLEIYIEPGEAIALNAGYLATEVLDIVENGMEILVLDASATCHMPDVLEMPYRPPLRNGFAAQEKAHTYRLSSNTCLTGDVIGDYSFENPVQIGDRLYFEDMAIYSFVKNNTFNGIGLPSLYLMDEQGDCRLVKSFGYQDFKGRLS, encoded by the coding sequence ATGAAGCTAGAACAAGTACCAACGCCAGCCTATGTCATTGACTTGCCCAAGTTAGAAGGCAACTGTCGTATTTTACAATATGTACAAGAAGAAGCTGGTTGCAAGGTTTTGCTTGCCCAGAAGGCTTATTCCCTCTACAAAACCTATCCCTTGATTAGCCAGTATCTATCAGGTACGACAGCCAGTGGACTCTATGAAGCTAAGCTAGCTAGGGAAGAATTTCCAGGAGAAGTCCATGTATTTGCGCCAGCCTTTAAGGATGCGGACTTGGAGGAATTGCTGGAGATAACAAATCATATCGTCTTTAACTCAGAGAGACAGTTGCGTAAACATGGGGCCCGTTGTCGGGATGCTGGTGTAAGCGTGGGTTTGCGACTTAACCCTCAGTGTTCAACTCAAGGTGACCACGCGCTCTATGACCCTTGTGCACCTGGCTCCCGTTTTGGAGTAACTTCAGACAAGATACCGAGTGATTTGCTGGATTTGGTGGATGGTCTTCATTTTCACACCCTTTGCGAGCAGGGAGCAGATGATTTAGAGACAACTTTGAAAGCAGTAGAAGAGCAATTTGGAGCCTATTTGCATCAGGTCAAATGGCTCAATATGGGGGGCGGACACCACATCACAAGAGAGGACTATGATGTAGATTTGCTGATTTCTGAGATCAAGCGTATCCGAGAAACTTACAATCTTGAAATCTATATCGAGCCTGGTGAAGCCATTGCGCTCAATGCAGGTTATCTAGCAACTGAAGTATTGGATATTGTCGAAAACGGTATGGAAATCTTGGTTTTAGACGCCTCTGCGACCTGCCATATGCCTGATGTACTTGAGATGCCCTATCGTCCACCTTTGAGAAATGGATTTGCCGCTCAGGAAAAAGCCCATACCTATAGACTTTCTTCCAATACCTGTCTGACAGGAGATGTGATTGGTGATTATAGCTTTGAAAATCCAGTTCAAATCGGTGATAGACTTTATTTTGAAGATATGGCTATTTACTCATTTGTCAAAAATAATACCTTTAATGGTATTGGATTGCCAAGTCTCTATCTCATGGATGAGCAGGGTGACTGCAGATTAGTCAAATCTTTTGGTTATCAAGACTTTAAAGGGAGATTATCATGA